In the Sarcophilus harrisii chromosome 1, mSarHar1.11, whole genome shotgun sequence genome, one interval contains:
- the PRR36 gene encoding proline-rich protein 36 isoform X2, translating to MNTGAKAKTGGRGPPAARLPSSTVPGSLGTPKRSGAVPPRVAAEPRAVVKRPSGEPMGRVAPVPKVATALSGPSRTSKTGHSVSSTVPRQPLVRKAEPAPGAGQASRPGPESSRVSTPAKPVRSAPAASGAKSKTPPASASTGRNVVAPGEARRDTTRPAQGTQSSRAGLPGSRLVGTSEPEPGSPRTPLKSRAKSSPLPKATAPRRTPKSPGDPVSSPASAARRKSSEGSSGLPSRLPGPTRRSLDSASAASWAQPSLQAPPPTCPVLRSKGPSFSSTPPSRRKDKQASPLVTPPIQAPPLPLPTPPLQNDSPPTSPQQATPAKQAPPSPLATPTKQAPPSLTTSSKQAFPSPLDTSPPQVNSTLSTSPQQATPAKQAPPSPLATPTKQAPPSPLVTPTKQAPPSLTTSSKQALPSPLDISPPQVNSTPSTSPQQAPPSPLATPAKQAPPSPLATPAKQAPPSPLATPAKQAPPSPLLIPPPQVNSTLSTSPQQAPPSPLATSTKQVPPSPLATLTKQAPPSPLASPSKQALPCPLATPPPQTNSSLSTSQGISPSPLATAIKQDPPSPLTTPTKLAPPSPLATPSPQINSVSTSSQQGLPSPLATPFIQAPPLSLATPFLQTNSLSTSLQQVPSSPLATSTKQAPPPLATPSKQAPPSPLAMPPQTNSLSTYPEKVSSSPLATSTQAPPSPLATPPKQAPLSPLSTPPLQTNSPFASPQQAPPSPLATPLPQANSPLSTSPQQDSPFPPAMSSSSATSLPQAPPSLTTAPQKAPLSPSLATCSLQTSPAILPPQAAPSSLATPIQAALTPTNSTLQKSLSPLATPSEQRADSLLATPLIQAPPSPLSPPIPPRATPQDPSLSLATPPHQAPSQKLSILATPALQTPPIPSDPPSHLSSPFPLASPPPQALPFSPASPPLQDLPSPIATHSQQAPSFHLVPPSPPLVTPPLQAPPLHLATPSQAPSWDTAPLQPLSVPLVLPPPQTTPSPLATPPVQAPPSPQHILLVQTPPSPLPIPLVSPSSSLLVTAPVPAQPHLQNPPPGELSLPESVLSLGALGGELSRSPSSTLSGPDLAGHSSSATSTPEELRAYDSGPEIGAPASPPPDPELELAACHPAAWSRPGVPNRSPCTTTPRLTHGVPGEPLSWSPLAGPPDGLSTIYEAEAPETAFGPPCRDAQEEEEEDEQAVEKMPSAPRGPKPARVGELQLGALQASVVQQLLSRTLLLAAEGPGGARQGPGGGRPALSDAELGRWAELLSPLDESRASITSVTSFSPDDVASPQGDWTVVEVETFH from the exons ATGAATACTGGAGCTAAAGCTAAAACCGGGGGAAGGGGCCCCCCAGCTGCCCGCCTGCCCAGCTCCACAGTGCCAGGGTCTCTCGGGACTCCTAAAAGATCAGGGGCAGTGCCACCACGCGTCGCTGCTGAACCCAGAGCTGTGGTGAAGAGGCCTTCCGGGGAGCCAATGGGACGAGTGGCACCTGTCCCCAAAGTGGCCACAGCCCTATCTGGGCCCTCAAGAACCAGCAAGACAGGCCACAGTGTTTCTAGCACAG TGCCCAGGCAGCCTTTGGTGAGGAAAGCAGAACCAGCTCCAGGTGCAGGCCAAGCTTCCAG ACCAGGGCCTGAGAGCTCCAGGGTGTCCACTCCAGCCAAGCCAGTCCGCTCTGCCCCGGCGGCATCTGGAGCCAAGTCTAAGACACCTCCAGCTTCCGCCTCCACAGGGCGGAACGTTGTGGCCCCAGGAGAGGCCAGGAGAG ATACCACTCGACCAGCTCAGGGAACGCAAAGCTCAAGGGCTGGGCTCCCTGGGTCACGGTTGGTTGGAACCTCAGAACCCGAGCCAGGGTCTCCGCGAACTCCCCTCAAATCCAGGGCCAAGTCCTCACCCCTGCCCAAAGCCACAGCCCCCAGAAGAACGCCCAAGAGCCCCGGGGACCCTGTCTCCAGCCCAGCCTCTGCGGCCAGGAGGAAGTCCAGTGAAGGCTCTTCCGGGCTTCCTTCTCGCCTCCCAGGGCCCACTCGTCGGAGCCTGGACAGCGCCTCTGCTGCCTCCTGGGCCCAGCCCTCTCTTCAGGCCCCGCCCCCGACCTGCCCAGTCCTCAGATCCAAGggtccctccttttcctccacgCCCCCTTCTAGGAGAAAAGACAAGCAGGCTTCACCCCTAGTCACACCCCCTATACAAGCTCCTCCCCTTCCATTGCCCACCCCCCCTCTACAAAACGATTCTCCGCCCACATCTCCCCAGCAGGCCACACCCGCTAAACAagccccaccctctcccttagccACACCCACAAAACAAGCCCCACCCTCTCTAACCACATCTTCTAAACaagcttttccttctcccttggACACATCCCCTCCACAAGTCAATTCCACGCTGTCCACATCTCCCCAGCAGGCCACACCCGCTAAACAAGCCCCACCCTCTCCCTTGGCCACACCCACAAAACAAGCCCCACCCTCTCCCTTGGTCACACCCACAAAACAAGCCCCACCCTCTCTAACCACATCTTCTAAACAagctcttccttctcccttgGACATATCCCCTCCACAAGTCAATTCCACGCCGTCCACATCTCCCCAGCAggccccaccctctcccttagccACACCCGCTAAACAagccccaccctctcccttagccACACCCGCTAAACAagccccaccctctcccttagccACACCCGCTAAACAagcccctccctctcccttgctTATACCCCCTCCTCAAGTCAATTCCACGCTGTCCACATCTCCCCAGCAggccccaccctctcccttagccACGTCCACTAAACAAGTTCCTCCCTCTCCTTTAGCCACACTCACCAAACAagcccctccctctcccttagCCTCACCCTCTAAACAAGCTCTTCCCTGCCCCTTGGCCACACCTCCTCCACAAACCAATTCGTCTCTGTCCACATCTCAGGGGATCTCCCCCTCTCCTTTAGCCACAGCCATTAAACAAGACCCGCCTTCTCCCTTAACCACACCCACTAAACttgctcctccctctcccttagCCACACCTTCTCCACAAATCAATTCTGTGTCCACATCTTCCCAACAGGGCCTACCCTCTCCCTTGGCCACACCTTTCATACAAGCTCCTCCACTTTCCTTGGCTACACCCTTTCTACAAACCAATTCTCTTTCCACATCTCTCCAGCAGGTCCCATCTTCTCCTTTAGCCACATCCACTAAACAAGCCCCTCCTCCCTTAGCCACACCCTCTAAACAagctcctccctctcccttagCTATGCCTCCACAAACCAATTCTCTTTCCACATATCCAGAGAAAGTTTCATCCTCTCCTTTAGCCACATCCACTCAagccccaccctctcccttagccACACCCCCTAAACAAgctcctctctctcccttgtcTACACCCCCCCTACAAACTAATTCTCCGTTTGCATCTCCTCAGCAGGCCCCACCCTCTCCCTTGGCCACACCCCTTCCACAAGCCAATTCCCCTCTGTCTACATCTCCCCAGCAAGATTCACCCTTTCCTCCAGCCATGAGTTCTTCCTCAGCCACATCACTTCCTCAGGCTCCTCCCTCTCTGACCACAGCCCCTCAAAAGGCCCCACTTTCTCCTTCCTTAGCCACATGCTCCCTTCAGACCTCTCCAGCTATACTTCCTCCACAGGCTGCTCCCTCTTCTCTGGCCACCCCTATCCAGGCTGCTCTCACTCCTACCAATTCCACTCTGCAGAAGTCGCTCTCTCCTTTAGCCACACCCTCAGAACAAAGAGCTGACTCTCTACTGGCCACGCCTCTTATTCAGGCTCCACCCTCCCCCTTGTCCCCACCCATTCCCCCTCGGGCCACACCTCAGGATCCATCCTTGTCATTAGCTACGCCTCCTCACCAGGCCCCTTCTCAAAAACTCTCCATTTTAGCCACACCTGCTCTACAGACCCCTCCCATTCCCTCAGACCCACCTTCCCACTtgtcctctccttttcctttggcctccccccctccccaagctcttcccttctctccagcCTCCCCCCCTCTACAGGATCTTCCCTCTCCCATAGCCACACACTCTCAACAAGCTCCATCCTTTCACTTGGTTCCGCCCTCCCCACCCTTGGTCACCCCACCTCTTCAGGCCCCTCCCTTGCACCTGGCCACACCTTCTCAGGCGCCATCTTGGGACACAGCCCCTTTGCAgcctctctctgttcctctggTCTTGCCTCCTCCTCAGACCACGCCCTCTCCTCTGGCCACGCCCCCTGTGCAggcccctccctctccccaacacATACTTTTGGTGCaaactcctccctctcccctgccCATACCTCTTGTGTCGCCCTCATCCTCTTTGCTGGTCACCGCCCCTGTGCCGGCCCAGCCCCACCTGCAGAATCCTCCTCCTGGGGAATTGTCCCTTCCAGAGTCTGTCCTGTCTTTGGGAGCCTTGGGTGGGGAGCTGTCCAGAAGCCCTTCCAGTACTCTGAGTGGCCCGGATCTTGCTGGACACAGCAGTAGTGCCACAAGTACGCCCGAGGAACTTCGAGCCTACGACAGCGGCCCTGAGATAGGGGCCCCAGCTTCGCCCCCACCCGATCCTGAGCTTGAACTTGCTGCCTGCCATCCTGCTGCCTGGAGCCGGCCAGGGGTCCCAAACAGGAGCCCCTGTACCACCACCCCTCGACTTACCCATGGGGTCCCAG GTGAACCACTGTCCTGGTCTCCTTTGGCAGGGCCCCCTGATGGTCTGTCCACGATCTATGAGGCAGAAGCTCCGGAAACAGCATTTGGACCCCCATGCAGAGATGcacaagaggaggaggaagaggatgagcaGGCGGTGGAGAAGATGCCTTCAGCACCTCGAGGTCCCAAGCCAGCTAGAGTGGGTGAGCTGCAGCTGGGAGCATTGCAGGCCAGCGTAGTACAGCAGCTGCTGAGCCGGACGCTGCTGCTGGCTGCAGAGGGACCAGGGGGAGCCAGGCAGGGACCTGGGGGTGGCCGCCCGGCTCTAAGTGATGCCGAGCTGGGCCGGTGGGCAGAACTGCTCTCACCTCTGGATGAATCCCGGGCGAGCATCACGTCCGTCACTAGCTTCTCCCCAGATGATGTTGCCTCACCACAGGGAGACTGGACTGTAGTGGAGGTGGAGACTTTCCACTGA